From the Cyanobium sp. M30B3 genome, the window ACGCCGCCAGCAGCAGATGGAGAGTGAGCACCTGTTCGCCGGGCTGCTGGCCCAGCAGGGTCTGGCCAGCCGCATCCTGGAGAAGGCCGGCGTGGATGTGGGCACCCTCAGCCAACGGCTCGAGGCCTTCATCGCCGGCCAGCCCTCCCTGAGCGCCCCGCCCGAGAACGTGTACCTGGGCAAGGGGCTCAACAGCGTGCTGGATCAGGCAGGCAGCCTCAAGGAGACCTACGGCGACAGCTACATCGCCATCGAGCATCTGCTGCTGGCGCTGGCGATCGATGATCGCTGCGGCAAGCAGCTGCTCAGCCAGGCCGGCACCAACGCCGACACACTCAAAGACGCCGTGCAGGCGATCCGTGGATCCCAGACCGTGACCGACCAGAACCCCGAAGGCACCTACGAATCGCTGGAGAAATACGGCCGCGATCTCACCAAGGCCGCCCGTGACGGCAAGCTCGATCCGGTGATCGGCCGCGACGAGGAGATCCGCCGCACGATCCAGATCCTCAGCCGCCGCACCAAGAACAACCCGGTACTGATCGGCGAACCCGGCGTCGGCAAGACGGCGATCGTGGAGGGCCTGGCCCAGCGGATCGTCAACGGCGATGTGCCGGAGGCGTTGCAGAACCGCCAGCTGGTGTCCCTCGACATGGGCGCCCTGATCGCCGGTGCCAAATACCGCGGTGAATTCGAGGAACGGCTCAAGGCCGTGCTCAAGGAGGTCACCGCCTCCGAGGGCCAGATCGTGCTGTTCATCGACGAGATCCACACCGTGGTGGGGGCCGGCGCCACCGGCGGCGCCATGGATGCCAGCAACCTGCTCAAGCCGATGCTGGCCCGCGGCGAGCTGCGCTGCATCGGCGCCACCACCCTCGACGAGCACCGCCAGCACATTGAAAAAGATCCCGCCCTGGAGCGCCGCTTCCAGCAGGTGTTCGTGGACCAGCCCACGGTGGAAGACACGATCTCGATCCTGCGCGGCCTCAAGGAGCGCTATGAGGTGCACCACGGCGTGCGCATCGCCGACAACGCCCTGGTGGCGGCCGCTGTGCTGAGCAGCCGCTACATCGCCGACCGCTTCCTGCCCGACAAGGCGATCGATCTGGTGGATGAATCGGCCGCCCGCCTGAAGATGGAGATCACCTCCAAGCCCGAGGAAATCGACGAGCTCGATCGCCGCATCCTGCAGCTGGAGATGGAGAAGCTCTCGCTGGGGCGCGAATCCGATGCCGCCAGCCGCGACCGGCTGGAGCGGCTGGAGAAGGAGCTGGCCGAGCTGCGCGAGCAGCAGAGCAGCCTCAATGCCCAGTGGCAGGCGGAGAAGGGCTCGATCGATGCCCTCAGCGCGATCAAAGAGGAAATCGAACAGGTGCAGCTGCAGGTGGAGCAGGCCAAGCGCAACTACGACCTCAACAAAGCCGCCGAACTGGAATACGGCACCCTGGCCACCCTGCACAAGCAGCTGGCGGCCAAGGAGGCCGAGCTCAACAGCGGCGCCGGCAAGGGGGGTGAAGGCAGCGAGAAGAGCCTGCTGCGCGAGGAGGTCACCGAAGACGACATCGCCGAGGTGATCGCCAAGTGGACCGGCATCCCGGTGGCCAAGCTGGTGCAGAGCGAGATGGAGAAGCTGCTCCACCTCGAAGACGAGCTGCACACCCGCGTGGTCGGCCAGGCCCAGGCGGTGACGGCCGTGGCCGATGCCATCCAGCGCTCCCGCGCCGGCCTCAGCGACCCCAACCGGCCGATCGCCAGCTTCCTGTTCCTCGGCCCCACCGGCGTGGGCAAGACCGAGCTCTCCAAGGCGCTCGCTTCCCAGCTGTTCGACAGCGAGGAGGCGATGGTGCGCATCGACATGAGCGAATACATGGAGAAGCACGCCGTGAGCCGGCTGATCGGCGCGCCTCCCGGTTATGTGGGCTATGAGGAGGGCGGCCAGCTCACCGAAGCGGTGCGGCGCCGGCCCTACGCCGTGATCCTGTTCGACGAGGTGGAGAAGGCCCACCCCGACGTGTTCAACGTGATGCTGCAGATCCTCGATGACGGCCGCGTCACCGATGGTCAGGGCCGCACGGTTGATTTCACCAACACGATCCTGATCCTCACCAGCAACATCGGCAGCGCCTCGATCCTCGATCTGGCCGGCGACCCCGCCCGCCACGGCGAGATGGAAGCGCGGGTGAATGAGGCCCTGCGGGCCCACTTCCGCCCGGAATTCCTCAACCGCCTGGATGAAACGATCATCTTCCACAGCCTCAGGCAGGAGGAACTGCGCCAGATCGTGGAGCTGCAGGTGCAGCGGCTGGCCCTGCGCCTCGAGGACAAGAAACTGGGGCTGCAGCTCAACGCCGATGCCCTCGACTGGCTGGCCGGCGTCGGCTACGACCCGGTGTACGGCGCCCGCCCGCTCAAGCGCGCCATCCAGCGCGAGCTGGAAACACCGATTGCCAAGGGGATCCTGGCCGGCCAGTTCAGCGGCGGCCACACGATCGCGGTGGATGTGCTCAACGAGCGGCTGCACTTCCAGCAGTTCGACCCAGCCCAGCTGCCGGTGCTGGTGTGAGCATGGTGGCCCCGGCGCGGCTCAGCGTGCCAGGGCCTCGCGGATGGCCGGGGTGTCGGCCCAGCTCCAGGGCCCCTCGCGCACCGGCGTGATGCCGAGCTCGGCCCGCAGCTCCTCGAGGTTCTGCTCAAAGCGGTCCTCCCAGAGCACCGGGAACAGGGGCTGGGCGGCCGCGCCCATCTCCAGGCCCTGGCTGATCATCCGCAGGGAATAGGCGGTGGTGCGGGCCTGTTCCGCCGGACTCTCCAGCTCATCGATCGGCGTGTCGGTTCGCAGCCAGCTCATCAGCAGGGCGATCAAATCGGTGAAGGCCAGGCCGGGATGGCTGAACTGGGCCACGCTGATGCTGATCACCCCCAGCTCGCCGAAGTTGTCGAGGCTGAATCCGCTCACGATGTGGTGAATATCGTGGGTGGCATACACCCGGTAATTGATGTAGTCGGCGTCTTCCTCCAGGTTGTTGTAGTAGGAGGGTTCGGGGAAGAAGTTGATGTCGTAGCCCATCGCCTGCAAGGCGGTGGCATAGGTGTGGCCCAGGCTGCCCCGCGGCATCGCCAACAACTGCTCACTGTTGTAGGGCCCGCAGAGGCGCCGCTCCTCGATCAGGGCCTGGCAGGCGGGATTGCGGGCCAGGCGCTTGCGGCAGTGCTGCATCGGCCGGGAGTCGCGCAGCCGGTGGGAGAGCAGAAACACGTTCTCCGCCGACTGGCCCGCCCCCAGGGCCAGATCCGCCAGTTCCAGGAACTGCTGCACGTTCTCGGCGGTGGCGATCTGATCGAGATAGCGAAAGCCCATACCAAATGCAATGGCCGCACCACGACCCTAACCAGCGCCACCACCATGAACACAACAGCTTCACCCTGGTCCCGGATCGAGGAGGAGGTTTGCCGCCGTGGTTCCAGATGCCGTGGTTCCAGATGCCGTGGTTCCAGATGCCGTGGTTCCAGATGCCGTGGTTCCAGATGCCGTGGTTCCAGATGAAGAGGAACTGTTGCAGAGGCTCAGAAGTTGCTGGCGATGCGACTGCCCAGCCTGATCTCCAGCACCAGCGTCAGCACCGCGGCCATCAACAGGCCCATGGCCAGCATGAACAGAACCGCCACCAGAGGCGAGAGATCAAACCGCGTCACCACCCCCACGAACAACAGCATCACCAGGCTGGCCACTGTGAGGAAACTGAGGGTGGCCAAGGTGATCGCGGCGATACTCAGACGCAGACGCCGGCGCTGCAGCTGCAGTTCGATCCGCAACGCAGGTGGAATTTCCGGGGCATGGCCCAGCAGGCGCTCCTGGGCGTCATGGTCACGGCGGTGCTGCAGAAGCCGATCCACCACACGGCTGAGGCGAGTGGTGAGCACTCCCAGCAAGCCGCTGATGCCGGCCAGCAGGAACACCGGTGACACGGACAACTGAATCGCCCGGGCCAGCGACTCCACGCCAGGTTCACAGCCCAGGCTCATGGATCCGACCTCAGAGCAGTTGCTCGATGCGGCGAGCCAGCTCCACATCCAAGCTGGAGAGGCCGCCGGTGTCGTGGGTGGTGAGGGCGATCGTCACCCGGTTCCACACGTTGCTCCACTCGGGATGATGGCCCAGGGCCTCGGCCGCCAGGGCCACCCGGGCCATGAAGCCGAAGGCAGCGGAGAAGTCTGCGAAGCGCAGCTCGCGCTGCAGCTTGCCGTTCTCCAGCTGCCAGCCTGGAAGTTCGGCCGGCAGGGCATTGATCTGCTCAGGCGTGAGGGGAATGGCGGCCATGGGGAAGGGGCGGCAGGTGCCTTCATGCGTTGCCTTCATGCTTACGCATGGCGCGATCAGGCAGGGGGTTCGCGGCCAGCAGCTGCCGGCCCCGGGCCACCAGCGCCGTGATCCTGGCCGGATCGGCCGCAGGTCGCTCGCCGCGCTCCACTGCCCTGTAGAGGTCGGCCACGGCCCAGGCGGCACTGGCCGGATCGGCCGCAAAGCGCGGAATCAGATGCAGGTGCAGATGGGGCGCTCCCTCGCCGAAGGCAATCGCGTACACGCGATCGCAACCGCTCAACTCCCGCACCAGTTGGCTGGCGGCCCGCACCGCCACACCCCAGCTGGCCGCCTCCTGATCCGTGAAGTCCAGCGGTCCACCCAGATGCCGGCGGGCATCCAGAAGCAGCCAACCTTCCACAGGGGCAGGCAGGGGGTGGTGGCGCAGCAGCCAGAGGTCGCTGCGGGCGATCTCCAACGCCGAGGCCAGGGCGACGTCACCGTGGAGGCGGCAGATTGAACAGGACGTTGGGTCCGTGGCCATGCCTACTCGCCGATCAGGTGCAGGCTGAGGCGGCGCTGACTGCCCAGCCGCCGGTGCTCCCAGAGATACACCGCCTGCCAGGTGCCCAGCAGCAACCGCCCGCGCTCGAAGCTCAGCTGCAGGCTGGTGGCGGTGAGGGCGGTGCGGATGTGGGCGGGCATGTCGTCGGGCCCCTCGTCGTCATGCAGGTAGGCGCGGCGCTCACCGCTGGGCACCAGCTCGTCTAGGAACGTGGCCAGGTCCTGCAGCACCCGCGGGTCGGCGTTCTCGTTCACCATGAGGCTGCAGCTGGTGTGCAGGCACACCAGGGTGGCCACCCCCTGGCGCAGGCCACTGGCGGCGATCTCGCTGTTGAGGGCGGCGGTGATGGCGATGAAACCGGCGCCGCTGGTGCTGAGGCTGAGCACCTGCAGGTGTTGGCGCAGCACAGACGAACCGCAGGCGATAGGCCTCACTAGCATCGCGCCAGTGCGGCTCCACGCCAGATGGCCAAGGACGGCGGCAGGCCGGATCTGGGCGCGCCCGATCTGATCGTGGTGGGCAGCGGCCTGGGCGGCCTCTGCGCCGGGGCGATCGCCGCCCGCCATGGCCTGGAGGTGCTGGTGTTGGAGGCCCACAGCCAGCCCGGCGGGGCCGCCCATGGCTTTGAACGCCGCGGCTTCCAATTCGAATCAGGTCCTTCGCTGTGGTCGGGGCTGGGCCGCTGGCCCAGCAGCAACCCGCTCACCCAGGTGCTCGCGGCGGTCGGCGAGACGCTGCCGGTGGCCACGTATCACGATTGGGGCCTGCTGCTGCCGGAGGGGCGGTTGCGGGTGGGGGTGGGTCTGGAGCCCTTCCTGGCGATGCTGCGGGAGCTGCGCGGCGGGGCCGTGGCCGACGAATGGGCCGCCTTCATGGCCTGGCTGGAGCCCAGCTGCCGGGCGGCCCGCTCCCTGCCGCTGCTGGCGCTGCGGCCCGGGCTGGGGCTGGCCAGCACCCTCGGCGGCCAGGCCCTGGGGCTGCTCAGCCAGGCCCCGAGGCTCGCGGCCCTGGGGGGCAGCTTCGGGCCGATGGCCCGGCGCCATCTGCGCGATCCCTTCCTGCTGCACTGGGTGGAGCTGCTCAGCTTTCTGATCTCCGGACTGCCGCTGGATCAGACCAGCGCGGCGGCGATGGCCACCCTGTTCGGCGAGTGGTTCGAACCCGGCGCCTGCCTCGACTATCCGATCGGCGGCAGCGCCGCCGTGGCTGCCGCCCTGGTGCGCGGCCTGGAGCGCCACGGCGGCCGACTGCGCACCGGCGCGGCGGTGGAACAGGTGCTGGTGGAGGGCGGCAGGGCCAGCGGCGTGCGGCTGGTGGGAGGGGAAACCATCCAGGCCCGCCGCGGCGTGATCGCCAACACCAGCCCCTGGGATCTGCTCAACCTGCTGCCCGCCGGCGTGGTGCCCGAGCGCTGGCGGCGCCAGCAGGCGGCCACCCCGGCCTGCGCCAGCTTCCTGCACTGGCACCTGGGCCTGAGAGGCGACAGCGATCTGGCCGATCTGCCGGTGCATCACGTGTGGGTGGGCGACTGGCAGCGGGGGATCACGGCCGAGCGCAACGTGGTGGTGCTGTCGATGCCATCACTGCTCGACCCAGCCATGGCGCCGACAGGGCACCAGGTGCTGCACGGCTACACGCCGGCCAACGAACCCTGGGAGCTGTGGCGGGATCTGGACCAGGGCAGCCCCGCCTACGCCGCCCTGAAGGCCGAGCGCTGCGGCATCTTTCAGCAGGTGCTCGATCCGCTGATCCCTGACTGGCGCGACCGACTGGTGCTGGAACTGCAGGGCACGCCGCTCACCCACCGCCAGTACCTGCGGGTGCACCAGGGCAGCTACGGCCCCGCCTGGCCGGCGGATCGGGGGCCGTTTCCCGGTGGCCAGACGCCGGTCGCCAACCTGGTGCTCTGCGGCGCCGGCAGCTTTCCGGGCATCGGTGTTCCGCCAGTGGCGGTGAGCGGGGCCATGGCCGCCCACCGCTTTGTGGCGGCCCGGCAGCAGCGCCAGCTGCTCGCCGAGCTACAGCTGGGGCTGGGTGGGCCGGCTGCCTCTGCCTAGCATCTCCAGAGACCACCGCCGCGCCATGCCTGTTGCTCGCCGTCTTCAGCAGCTGATCCAGCCCCTCACAACACCGCTGGTCGCCCGGGTAGGGCTGGCCGGCTGCGGCCTGGCCGCCCTGGTGCTGGCCACGGCCCAACCGGCCCTGGCCCAGCGGGTGGTGCCCAAGATCGGCTCGATCTGCCCCATGGGCTACGTGGATCTGTTCAACGGCACCTGCAGCACCCTGGGCCTGATGACCTACACCCTGCGCCCCACCGAAGGCGAGGCCTGCCTGGAGGGCTGGATGAACGTGGGCGGCGGCTACTGCCGCAAGAAGTGATGGCGGCCTGCACCCAGGTGTCCCAGGCCGAGCTCACCGTGCTCTACGACGGGGCCTGCCCGCTCTGCTGCCGCGAGGTGCGTCTGCTGCGCCGCCGCGACCAGCAGCACAACGGCAACAGCCCACGCCTGGCCTTCGTGGACATCGACGCCGCCGACTACGTGCCGGCCGACTACGCCGGCATCGACTACCGCCAGGCCATGGGCCGGATCCATGCGATCGGCTCCACTGGCGAAGTGGTGAGGGACCTGGCGGTGTTCCGACAGGCCTATGCCCTGGTGGGACTGGGCTGGCTGCTCGCCCCCAGTGGCTGGCCGCTGCTCAATCGCCTGGCCGATGCTCTCTATGGCCTCTGGGCCCTCTGGCGACTGCCGATCACAGGCCGGGGCAACCTGGAGCAGCTCTGCCAGCAGCGCTGCCGCCTGCCGGGTTGAAGGCGAAAGCCCTCAACACTCCAGGTCGAGCTGCAGCTGGCCGGGGGCTCCAACGTCCCGGCTGCGCCGGCGCCGGTGCGGGCCGGAACCCGTGGCCGGCAGCCCGGCGCGCCGGGAACCATGGCGCTGCTGGATGGCATCGGCCAGGGCCGCGAAGCCCAGCTCCTGGCGGCGGGCATGGATGCGCTCGCGCGCCTGGCGGGCCGCTTCGTCCGGCTCCACGATCGGTGCCGGATAGTCGCGGCCCAGCTGCCAGCCCAGCTGGCGCTGCAGCAGGGGATCGAGCAGCCAGGGCTGGTGCAGGAACACCGCCGGCAGGGGCGCCAGCTCCGGCAGCCAGCGGCGAATGAATTGGCCGTCGGGGTCGTGGTCGAGGCCCTGCTTGATCGGGTTGTAGATGCGCACGGTGTTGATGCCGGTGGTGCCGGACTGCATCTGGCACTGGCTCCAGTGGATGCCGGGCTCGTAGTCCACAAACCGCCGCGCCAGCACCAGGCCGGTGGCGCGCCAGGGCAGCCAGAGGTGGTAGCTCGCCACCGACATCACCATGGCGCGCATGCGGAAGTTGAGCCAGCCCGTGGCGGCCAGGGCGCGCATGCAGGCATCCACGAAGGGCAGGCCGGTGCGCCCCTCGCTCCAGGCGGCCAGCCGCTCGGCCTGGGGCAGGGCCAGCCAGTCGGCTTCGCCGTCGCGCAGGCCGGTGGTGAGCGGGTGCAGCTCGCGAAACTCCAGATCGGGCTGGCTCTCCAGTTTCTGAATGAAGTGGCAGTGCCAGTGCAGGCGCTCATCGAAGGCGCGGCGGCTGCGGCGCGGCATGGCCTGGGCCGAGCGGCAGGCCTGCACCACCTCCCGCAGCGACAGGCTGCCCCAGGCCAGGTGGGGCGAGAGGCGCGAGCAGCTGCGGAAGGCCGTGTTGGGGCTGGACAGTTCGCGCTGATAGGCCTGGCCCCGCTCCACCAGGAAACTCTCCAGCAGGGCCAGGCCGCGGCAGCGGCCGCCCCGCTGGCGCTGGGGGCAGGGGTCGGCGGCCAGGCCCAGCTCCGCCGCGGTGGGGAGGTGTCCCGGATCCACAGGGGGCAAGGGGTGCAGCGCCGTCGGGGGCGGGCTGGGGGGGTCGGCCATCTGCGACTCCCAACGCCGGGCCCAGCCGTCGCGGCTGGCCAGCCGGCGCACCACGCCGAACTGGGGCAGCTCACACCAGGGGATGCCATGGGCCCGGGCCCAGGCCGCCACCCGCCGGTCGCGGCCGTAGGTCCAGCCGTTGCCGGTTTCCTCGTGGCTCCACAGCCCGGCCACCCCCAGCTGGCGCCGGGCGCGCTCCAGCACGGCCACCACGTCCCCGCAGCGCACCACCAGGGGCTGGCCCAGGGCGGCCAGGGCCGCGCGCAACTCCTCGGCACACTCGGCGGCAAAGGCCCACTGGCGCGCCGAGGCGTCCGGCTGGCGCCACAACTCCGGCTCCACCACCAGCAGCGGCAGCACCGGCCCGCGGGCACTGGCCTGCAGCAGCGGCCGGTGGTCGCTCACCCGCAGGTCGCGCTTGAACCACACCACCTGCACGCCGTCCATCATCGCCCGCCAACGCGGTGCCCTCGCCAGTGCACCTGGAGCCATCCTGGCGCCATAGCATCTGGGCCATGGGTTTCCGCTTCCGCCGCTCCAGCCGTCTGGGCCCCGTGCGGCTCAACTTCAGCAAGAACGGGCTGAGCTCAATCAGCCTGGGCGGCCGTGGCGCATCCCTGAACATTCCGGTGAATCGCCGCGGCGGCACCCGCACCACCGTGGGCCTGCCCGGCACCGGCCTGAGCTGGAGCTGGGAGCAGGAGGGCCCCGCCCGCCAGCCCGCCGGCCCCGCGGAGGGGCTGCCCAACAGCCGCCGCCTGCGGCCAGGGCAGCTGGAGGCGTTCAAGCAGTCGGTGCTGGCCCTGCTCAACGGGCAGCTGTTCGGCAGCGGCTGCCTGGGCGAGGCGCTCTGGCAACAGGGGCTGGTGGGCAAGCTGCTGGGCGAGGCCCAGCTCGGTGGTCGCCTGCGGGAGCAGCTGGGGGTGATCGAAAGCCCCCAGGCACTGGAGCGTTATCTGCTGCGCGCCCAGAGCCAGGACGACACCAAACGCCGTGCCCAGCGCGCCGTGGCGGCGGTGCGCGAGGCCAGCCGCCTGGCGCGGGAGCGGGGCTGGCAGCCGGCTGCGGATTGATGCAGAGCCGCCACATCCTGATCACCGGTGCCAGTTCCGGCATCGGCCTGGCGGCTGCCCGGCAGCTGGCCAGGGCCGGCCACCGCCTCACCCTGCCCTGCCGCAGCCAGACCAGGGTCGACGCCCTGGCCGAGGTGATGGCCAAGGACGGGGGGATCGCCCAGGTGAGCTCACCCCTCGGCGATCTGGCCGACCTGGCCAGCGTGGAGACCCTGGCGGCCGGGCTGCTGCAGGACGGCAGACCGATCGACACCCTGGTGCTCAATGCCGGCCTGCAGTACAGCGGTGCCAGCGCACCGCGCTGGTCGCCCCAGGGCTTCGAGCTCACCCTGGCGGTGAACCACCTGGCCCACCAATCCCTGCTGCAGCGGCTGCTGCCCCTGGTGCTGGCCAGCCCCCGGCCCCGGGTGGTGGTCACCGCCTCGGAGGTGCACGACCCCACCACCCCCGGCGGCCGGGTGGGCCTGGCGGCGGGCGTCGGCACTCTGGAGGGACTGCGCCAGGGACCCGGGGCGGCGATGGTGAATGGCACAAGCCCCTTCAACGCCGAGAAGGCCTACAAGGACAGCAAGCTCTGCAACCTGCTGATGGCCCGCGCCCTGGCCAACCAGCACCGGCAACTTCCAGTGCTGGCCTGGAGCCCCGGCCTGGTGATTCCCCGCGGCGGCGGTGGTTTCTTTCGCTACAGCCGCGAGCACAATCCCCTCGGCCAGGCCCTGTTTGCTCTGCTGGCCCGCGACCTGCTGCGGCTCAGCGAAACCCCGGCCCGCGCCGGTGCCCTCCTGGCCGGCCTGGCCGCTGATCAGGCGCCGGCGACCGGGTTCAGCTACCGCAGCAATCGCCTGGTGGGCCCGGGCCAGCTGCGCTTCGAAGAGCGTGAACCCAGTGCCGAAGCCAGTGACGACGCCCTGGCCGCGCAACTCTGGCAGCTCAGTGCAGCATTGGTGGGCCTGCAGGCCGATCAGACCCTGAACCGCCACTGAGTCTGAATGGCCCGCCAATTCACCCACCCTGAGGGTGCGCTCCCCTGCCGATTGACAGGTCAGTGCCAGTCACGGTGACCCTCAGGTGTTAGCCGATACTCAACTGATCCAGCCGCAGCGGGATTGGGGCTTGCACTTAGATCTTCACTTGCTAAGGTGTAGGCAGATCTATATCTCACATCATGCTGACTGGTTCCGAACTCCTGGCCAAGGTCAAGGAGCTGGGAGATGCCTCCAAATCTGAACTGGTGCGCGAGTGCGGCTATGTGAGCACCAAGAAGGATGGCAGTGAGCGCCTCAACTTCACCGCCTTCTATGAAGCCCTGCTGGAGGCCAAAGGCCTCAGCCTGGGGAGCGAAGCATCGGCTCGCGGCAAGGGCGGGCGCAAGCTCAGCTATGTGGCCACCGTGCAGGGCAACGGCAACCTGCTGGTGGGGAAGGCCTACACGGCCATGCTGGGGCTCGAACCCGGCCATGAGTTCGAGATCAAGCTGGGCCGCAAGCAGATCAAGCTCATCCCAGTGGGCGGCAGCGAAGAGGAGGAGTGACGCGACCGACGTCGGCCGGCGAACCCCATCGACAGGCGTCCAGCTGCAGGCCACCCCTGGCGGGGGAAGAGACAGGCAGCTGGTTTAAATGAGGCTGGATTCAACGACGCTTTGAAAGCGTCAATGAAGCTGGTACAGCACGGAACCGCTCTCACTGATGGTCTGCCTCAAGAGCCCCTGGGCCGCCATCTCCTCCACCACCCGGCGGATCGTCTCTGAAGGCTCTCCGGTAGCCAGGATGAAGTGGGCCAGGGATGCGGGCTCATGCTCACAGCGCCTGAGAATCTGCTGTTCCAGTGTGAGCTCGGGCAGCGAAACACCCCTGGCCGGATTACTGCGCTCCACCAGTCCGGGAATCAGAAACAGGTCGATCAGCTGGGCCACGCCACAGAAACCGAAACTCAGCAGGTAGAGGGTTCCCACCAGCGTCTGTCCCAGGTAAAAGCGCTGCAGGCCGCACACCCCCAGCAGCGAAGCACACCACAGCAAGTAAGCCGTTCCCGTCTCCCGTCTGGCCATCCGACTCAGGCGACCGGCAAGGGTCAATAGTTTAGGAGTTTGTGGCCGATAGGAGCCGCCTCGATCTCTGCCTCTCGGGCAGCTCAGCCATTCGTCACTGCCGACTCGGCCGTCTGAGCAAGCTCGACCTGTTCAGCCACTGGTGCAGCCGCGTGCTCTGGGGCGTCAACGTTGGCTCGGGCCCCATCTCTCTCCTCCTGACGTTGACGTGTCGAAGCAGTGGAGGTGTCCAGGTCCATCTGCGTACCAGAAGACGGATCGAGAGCCTGAATCCGCCCTGTGCTTGCCGATGACGCCCCCCTGAGTGGTTCAGCTGCCGCCGCATTTGTTTGCAGAAACTGGATCACGGATATCCAGTGGCTGAGGGGTGGGCAGGCAGGCCCCATTCCGGTATAGCTGGCCTCATGCAGCAAGACTGCAGCAGCCCCGCCGTAGAGGCACATCGGGAGCAACCGCACTTCAATGTGCTGAATAAGGTGCTGCTATCAATCCTTTGACTGGGCAATGAGATCAGCAATGCTCCTGTTCGTGAGCATGATTCGACTTACAGCAGTTGCAAGCTGCGGCAGATGTTCGGTTGAGCTGCTGAATGGTGGCACTGAACGCTGTTTGGAACCTAAAACGTGAACGGGCAGTTTGCACTGTCCATTCTCACATCTCTGGAGATCATTCCATGTCTTCTCTGACTCTTCTGGCTGATCTGGACGCTGAGCGGGTGAATGGGGGCTGGGGCAAACCCCGTCGTCAGCCCAATGGCTACAAAACCCGCAAGCCCAGCTACAGCAGCAGCACCGTCAAGACGGCGCGAACCAACCTGGCACAGGGCAACGTGTCCAACAACCTGGCCCTGGGCCTCGGCATCGGCGGCCTCGGCTTCGCCAACGCCAGCAGCTTCCAGGAGAACGTGGCCTTCATCGCCACTGTGGCCTGAGCGCTGATTCATCAACGCAGACCCACCTCTTTTCTTTCAACATGACAAGTTTCACCCGTCTCGATGACCGGCAGTGCCAAGCCCTTTCCGGTGGCAGCGGCATGCGCCCCATCTACAAATCCAAGGGCTGCCGCCCGAAGCGTCTGTCTTACCACGTGTCTACCAAGCACGTGTCCAAGGCCTCGACCAATCTCGCCCAAGGCAACTATGCCTCCAACACTGCACTTGGTCTGGGGCATCTGGTCGGCTTTGCCAACGCCGAGTCGTTCCAGAGCAACGTTGCCAGCATCATCACCATGGCGGGTTGAGGACGTATGGAATTCATCACCGATACCCAGGCTGAATGCGTGCGAGGTGGGCGATTGTTCTCCATCACCGTGGCTCCAACCATCGTGGTGAGCAATGCCATCAGCACTGCCCTGCAGGGCAATGTTGGCAATGCCTTTGCCTTGACTGGCTTCGGCTCGTCTAATGCCGCTCTGGGCCAGCTCAACAGACTGCTGGGCTTCACTGCTTCAGCTGCCTGACAACCCTCGTGGCGCCGGCTGCTGTTGCGGCTGGCGCCTTTCTCGCCCTGCATCCTGTGCACCGCCTGATGGGCCTGGCATCTCGATCAGTTTTTGACTTCACATTCACGTTTGAAACCATGCAGGTTCTCTCCGATCTCCAGGCCGAACAGCTCACTGGCGGTCGCCGGGGCTGGATGATGCCCCGCTTTGGCCGGCGGC encodes:
- a CDS encoding deoxyribodipyrimidine photo-lyase/cryptochrome family protein, whose protein sequence is MDGVQVVWFKRDLRVSDHRPLLQASARGPVLPLLVVEPELWRQPDASARQWAFAAECAEELRAALAALGQPLVVRCGDVVAVLERARRQLGVAGLWSHEETGNGWTYGRDRRVAAWARAHGIPWCELPQFGVVRRLASRDGWARRWESQMADPPSPPPTALHPLPPVDPGHLPTAAELGLAADPCPQRQRGGRCRGLALLESFLVERGQAYQRELSSPNTAFRSCSRLSPHLAWGSLSLREVVQACRSAQAMPRRSRRAFDERLHWHCHFIQKLESQPDLEFRELHPLTTGLRDGEADWLALPQAERLAAWSEGRTGLPFVDACMRALAATGWLNFRMRAMVMSVASYHLWLPWRATGLVLARRFVDYEPGIHWSQCQMQSGTTGINTVRIYNPIKQGLDHDPDGQFIRRWLPELAPLPAVFLHQPWLLDPLLQRQLGWQLGRDYPAPIVEPDEAARQARERIHARRQELGFAALADAIQQRHGSRRAGLPATGSGPHRRRRSRDVGAPGQLQLDLEC
- a CDS encoding NAD(P)-binding protein, encoding MAKDGGRPDLGAPDLIVVGSGLGGLCAGAIAARHGLEVLVLEAHSQPGGAAHGFERRGFQFESGPSLWSGLGRWPSSNPLTQVLAAVGETLPVATYHDWGLLLPEGRLRVGVGLEPFLAMLRELRGGAVADEWAAFMAWLEPSCRAARSLPLLALRPGLGLASTLGGQALGLLSQAPRLAALGGSFGPMARRHLRDPFLLHWVELLSFLISGLPLDQTSAAAMATLFGEWFEPGACLDYPIGGSAAVAAALVRGLERHGGRLRTGAAVEQVLVEGGRASGVRLVGGETIQARRGVIANTSPWDLLNLLPAGVVPERWRRQQAATPACASFLHWHLGLRGDSDLADLPVHHVWVGDWQRGITAERNVVVLSMPSLLDPAMAPTGHQVLHGYTPANEPWELWRDLDQGSPAYAALKAERCGIFQQVLDPLIPDWRDRLVLELQGTPLTHRQYLRVHQGSYGPAWPADRGPFPGGQTPVANLVLCGAGSFPGIGVPPVAVSGAMAAHRFVAARQQRQLLAELQLGLGGPAASA
- a CDS encoding SDR family NAD(P)-dependent oxidoreductase, producing MQSRHILITGASSGIGLAAARQLARAGHRLTLPCRSQTRVDALAEVMAKDGGIAQVSSPLGDLADLASVETLAAGLLQDGRPIDTLVLNAGLQYSGASAPRWSPQGFELTLAVNHLAHQSLLQRLLPLVLASPRPRVVVTASEVHDPTTPGGRVGLAAGVGTLEGLRQGPGAAMVNGTSPFNAEKAYKDSKLCNLLMARALANQHRQLPVLAWSPGLVIPRGGGGFFRYSREHNPLGQALFALLARDLLRLSETPARAGALLAGLAADQAPATGFSYRSNRLVGPGQLRFEEREPSAEASDDALAAQLWQLSAALVGLQADQTLNRH
- a CDS encoding TM2 domain-containing protein; the protein is MARRETGTAYLLWCASLLGVCGLQRFYLGQTLVGTLYLLSFGFCGVAQLIDLFLIPGLVERSNPARGVSLPELTLEQQILRRCEHEPASLAHFILATGEPSETIRRVVEEMAAQGLLRQTISESGSVLYQLH
- a CDS encoding DUF4236 domain-containing protein translates to MGFRFRRSSRLGPVRLNFSKNGLSSISLGGRGASLNIPVNRRGGTRTTVGLPGTGLSWSWEQEGPARQPAGPAEGLPNSRRLRPGQLEAFKQSVLALLNGQLFGSGCLGEALWQQGLVGKLLGEAQLGGRLREQLGVIESPQALERYLLRAQSQDDTKRRAQRAVAAVREASRLARERGWQPAAD
- a CDS encoding AbrB family transcriptional regulator, which codes for MLTGSELLAKVKELGDASKSELVRECGYVSTKKDGSERLNFTAFYEALLEAKGLSLGSEASARGKGGRKLSYVATVQGNGNLLVGKAYTAMLGLEPGHEFEIKLGRKQIKLIPVGGSEEEE
- a CDS encoding DUF393 domain-containing protein — its product is MAACTQVSQAELTVLYDGACPLCCREVRLLRRRDQQHNGNSPRLAFVDIDAADYVPADYAGIDYRQAMGRIHAIGSTGEVVRDLAVFRQAYALVGLGWLLAPSGWPLLNRLADALYGLWALWRLPITGRGNLEQLCQQRCRLPG